From Actinopolymorpha cephalotaxi, one genomic window encodes:
- a CDS encoding ABC transporter permease, whose translation MTTSGFTPAGAPDQAKNIEVDPEGTAKEASTERPEAWYSVIWSSKKARVGVITVGVFILIAIFAPWIAPHDPTDSSFAPLMGPSGSNWLGTTTNGQDVASQLVFGTRVSLIVGLFGGLIATVIALVIGMISGYAEGTWLDDVLTFVTNVALVIPVLPLIITLVAYSSTRGVTLIIFVIAITSWAGAARAKRAQIITLRNRDFVTAAKFSGEGTLRIVFREIMPNMTSLVAASFVGAATGAIGAEAGLAVLGLGDNNQVSWGTMLYQSNAQGAIAQGLFIWVFAPGLLLAILITAMCFVNFGVDLLSNPHLRED comes from the coding sequence ATGACGACATCGGGATTCACCCCCGCCGGCGCTCCGGACCAGGCGAAGAACATCGAGGTCGACCCCGAGGGCACCGCCAAGGAGGCCTCCACCGAGCGGCCCGAGGCGTGGTACTCGGTCATCTGGAGCAGCAAGAAGGCCCGAGTCGGCGTCATCACGGTCGGGGTCTTCATCCTGATCGCGATCTTCGCCCCGTGGATCGCACCGCACGATCCGACCGACTCCTCGTTCGCCCCGCTGATGGGCCCGAGCGGGTCGAACTGGCTCGGCACCACCACCAACGGTCAGGACGTCGCCTCCCAGCTCGTCTTCGGCACCAGGGTGTCGCTGATCGTGGGGCTCTTCGGCGGCCTGATCGCCACGGTGATCGCGCTGGTGATCGGCATGATCTCCGGGTACGCCGAGGGAACGTGGCTGGACGACGTGCTGACCTTCGTCACCAACGTCGCTCTGGTCATCCCCGTGCTTCCGTTGATCATCACCCTCGTCGCGTACTCGTCGACCCGTGGGGTGACGCTGATCATCTTCGTCATCGCGATCACGTCGTGGGCGGGCGCCGCACGAGCCAAACGGGCGCAGATCATCACGTTGCGAAACCGCGACTTCGTCACGGCGGCGAAGTTCTCCGGTGAAGGAACGTTGCGGATCGTCTTCCGCGAGATCATGCCGAACATGACGTCGCTGGTCGCGGCGAGCTTCGTCGGCGCGGCGACCGGGGCGATCGGAGCCGAAGCGGGGCTGGCGGTTCTCGGTCTCGGCGACAACAACCAGGTGTCGTGGGGAACGATGCTGTACCAGAGCAACGCCCAGGGCGCGATCGCGCAGGGGCTGTTCATCTGGGTCTTCGCGCCCGGCCTGTTGCTGGCGATCCTCATCACCGCGATGTGTTTCGTCAACTTCGGCGTCGACCTGCTCAGCAACCCCCACCTGAGGGAGGACT
- a CDS encoding ABC transporter permease, with protein MKYFLRKIGFFLLTLWAVITLNFLIPRLQPGDPAELMVQKLAGKDAQLNLAQVRAMRAMLGTPHGSLWSQYWEYMGHLAHGDFGLSYTYFPYKVTDVIGQGLWWTLVLVACTQILSFVIGVMLGAYAAWRRNSRFDSIVTLGSTFVGTLQPFWIALLLLYVFAYSLGWFPTSGGYSQSTPGWNLGFLYDAVSHAALPAVALMIVTPIGWILGMRNTMIMNLGEDYIRLAKAKGLPDRTVALRYAARNALLPSVTGFALALGGLLGGAILVETAFDYPGLGRLMGEAVANKDYPLLQTLMLLTTTGVLIANLIADLLYGVLDPRARRAER; from the coding sequence ATGAAGTACTTCCTTCGGAAGATCGGCTTCTTCCTGCTCACGCTCTGGGCCGTCATCACGCTCAACTTCCTGATCCCCCGGCTTCAGCCGGGGGATCCGGCGGAGCTCATGGTCCAGAAGTTGGCGGGCAAGGACGCCCAGCTCAACCTGGCCCAGGTGCGGGCGATGCGCGCGATGCTGGGTACGCCGCATGGTTCGCTGTGGAGCCAGTACTGGGAGTACATGGGCCACCTGGCCCACGGTGACTTCGGCCTGTCGTACACGTACTTCCCGTACAAGGTCACCGACGTCATCGGGCAGGGGCTGTGGTGGACGCTCGTCCTCGTGGCGTGCACCCAGATCCTGTCGTTCGTCATCGGTGTCATGCTCGGCGCCTATGCGGCCTGGCGGCGCAACTCCCGGTTCGACTCGATCGTCACGTTGGGGTCGACGTTCGTCGGGACGCTGCAGCCGTTCTGGATCGCGCTGCTGCTGCTGTACGTGTTCGCGTACTCCCTGGGGTGGTTCCCCACCTCGGGTGGATACTCCCAGTCCACACCGGGGTGGAACCTCGGGTTCCTGTACGACGCGGTGTCGCACGCGGCCCTGCCCGCGGTCGCGCTGATGATCGTCACGCCGATCGGGTGGATCCTCGGCATGCGCAACACGATGATCATGAACCTCGGCGAGGACTACATCCGGCTCGCCAAGGCGAAGGGGCTGCCGGACCGCACGGTCGCCCTGCGGTACGCCGCGCGCAACGCGTTGCTGCCGAGTGTCACCGGGTTCGCCCTCGCCCTGGGCGGTCTGCTGGGCGGGGCGATCCTGGTGGAGACGGCGTTCGACTACCCCGGTCTCGGCCGGCTGATGGGTGAGGCGGTCGCGAACAAGGACTATCCGCTGCTGCAGACCCTGATGCTCCTGACGACGACCGGGGTTCTGATCGCCAACCTCATCGCAGACCTGCTCTACGGAGTTCTCGATCCGCGGGCCAGGAGGGCCGAACGATGA
- a CDS encoding ABC transporter substrate-binding protein, whose product MLLRKILVTGAAASLLLLPGCAGSAKDAASGGGGKGSGGGDGMVPVLNLPAEVDASVGSLVNYNPYSAKPATMTWLYEPLMMQNSLDCKVAPWLATAYKWEGSDKLVFTIRKGVKFADGSELTAKDVAFTFNLTKKYPAMDTAAVWNDTFGAHATSVTAQGDSVVFQFSGPAVPKFQGIIAQKIVSEKQYGSVGDPTKYIDKQPNGTGPFKVGSFNGRRLELVRRTDYWQAKKIKVSKLVLEGQPDATQALLQLRSGKLDFYSGEIPNPRKAFVSSDPKLNHVWYAPNGITALAPNLKKAPFDDVKFREAMAYGINKQDATLKATYNMMHVASQSGLVMPLRESMLPEPYTAENTTLPFDLAKAGQLLDAAGYKKGADGFRTNKDGSPLTIKFAVQAGWIDYEAMADSITAGFRKLGLNVKQVKSPPDSVDLQKKTGQFDMMINFVGSGCDYANGLGASLETAQFPTKSEVKGNVERFSDPAVDQAVKALQGSTDQAAVKENVGVLAKTMMTEYPVMPILYAPARGIYRTDKAVGWPTEKDPYANPQDAILLIMTHLKSAK is encoded by the coding sequence ATGCTGTTGAGGAAGATACTGGTCACCGGAGCGGCTGCCTCGCTGCTGCTACTGCCGGGCTGCGCCGGAAGCGCCAAGGACGCCGCGTCCGGAGGCGGCGGCAAGGGCAGCGGCGGCGGGGACGGAATGGTCCCGGTGCTCAACCTGCCGGCCGAGGTCGACGCCTCGGTGGGGAGTCTCGTCAACTACAACCCCTACTCCGCCAAGCCGGCGACCATGACCTGGTTGTACGAGCCGCTGATGATGCAGAACTCCCTCGACTGCAAGGTCGCGCCGTGGCTGGCGACCGCCTACAAGTGGGAGGGCTCGGACAAGCTCGTCTTCACGATCCGCAAGGGCGTGAAGTTCGCCGACGGTTCCGAGCTGACCGCCAAGGACGTGGCGTTCACCTTCAACCTCACCAAGAAGTACCCCGCGATGGACACCGCGGCAGTCTGGAACGACACGTTCGGCGCGCACGCGACCTCGGTGACCGCGCAGGGCGACTCCGTCGTCTTCCAGTTCAGCGGGCCGGCGGTGCCGAAGTTCCAGGGGATCATCGCCCAGAAGATCGTTTCCGAGAAGCAGTACGGCTCGGTCGGTGACCCCACGAAGTACATCGACAAGCAGCCGAACGGAACCGGTCCGTTCAAGGTCGGCAGCTTCAACGGCCGCCGGCTCGAGCTCGTACGCCGCACGGACTACTGGCAGGCCAAGAAGATCAAGGTCTCCAAGCTCGTCCTGGAGGGCCAGCCCGACGCCACCCAGGCCCTGCTGCAGCTGCGGTCCGGCAAGCTGGACTTCTACAGCGGCGAGATTCCCAACCCGCGCAAGGCGTTCGTCTCCTCCGACCCGAAGCTGAACCACGTGTGGTACGCCCCGAACGGCATCACCGCGCTGGCGCCCAACCTGAAGAAGGCGCCGTTCGACGACGTGAAGTTCCGCGAGGCGATGGCGTACGGCATCAACAAGCAGGACGCCACGCTCAAGGCGACCTACAACATGATGCACGTGGCCAGCCAGTCCGGGCTCGTCATGCCGCTGCGTGAGTCGATGTTGCCCGAGCCCTACACCGCCGAGAACACCACGCTCCCGTTCGACCTCGCCAAGGCCGGACAGCTCCTCGACGCGGCGGGCTACAAGAAGGGCGCGGACGGTTTCCGTACCAACAAGGACGGCTCTCCGCTGACCATCAAGTTCGCCGTGCAGGCGGGCTGGATCGACTACGAGGCGATGGCCGACTCGATCACCGCCGGCTTCCGCAAGCTCGGCCTGAACGTCAAGCAGGTCAAGTCGCCTCCGGACTCGGTGGACCTGCAGAAGAAGACCGGGCAGTTCGACATGATGATCAACTTCGTCGGCTCCGGCTGTGACTACGCCAACGGGCTCGGCGCGAGCCTGGAGACCGCGCAGTTCCCGACCAAGAGCGAGGTCAAGGGCAACGTCGAGCGGTTCTCCGACCCGGCCGTCGACCAGGCTGTGAAGGCCCTTCAGGGCTCGACCGACCAGGCCGCCGTCAAGGAGAACGTCGGGGTGCTGGCCAAGACGATGATGACGGAATACCCCGTCATGCCGATCCTCTACGCACCGGCCCGGGGCATCTACCGGACCGACAAGGCGGTCGGCTGGCCGACGGAGAAGGACCCGTACGCCAACCCGCAGGACGCCATCCTGCTCATCATGACCCACCTCAAGTCGGCCAAGTAG
- a CDS encoding LacI family DNA-binding transcriptional regulator has product MGKGSTLHEIARDAGVSIATVSRVARGVGQVSPATRMKVQEAIDRHNFRPSHFGRALVNRRHGALGIVFPGLSGPYYSDVINGFEEEAVNAQVSVHIMGTHFLRQSVDMVLDMADRVDGIAVMGDVIPEDAVRRLTDRGERVVLLAGGPLVGVPTIRTENLAAMARLTTHLLSDHGYERLVFVGNPDGSSDTTYRWQGFLQAHRRLGADPPGEPIRVGLAQSNGFIAVSRLLDQKELPDAIVCANDEIALGAVVALMDRGLRVPQDLAVTGFDDISMAGLAASGLTTVHQPMRELGAETARQLLRHVEGDLDVSLDRVLETQVVIRGSCGCGVESPATK; this is encoded by the coding sequence ATGGGCAAAGGGTCGACCCTGCACGAGATCGCGCGAGACGCGGGCGTCTCCATCGCGACCGTGTCCCGCGTGGCGCGGGGGGTCGGCCAGGTCTCGCCGGCCACCCGGATGAAGGTGCAGGAAGCGATCGACCGGCACAACTTCCGTCCGAGCCACTTCGGCCGTGCCCTGGTAAACCGGCGGCACGGGGCCCTCGGAATCGTCTTTCCCGGTCTGTCGGGGCCCTACTACTCCGACGTGATCAACGGCTTCGAGGAAGAGGCCGTGAACGCGCAGGTGAGTGTGCACATCATGGGCACGCATTTCCTGCGCCAGTCGGTCGACATGGTTCTGGACATGGCGGATCGGGTCGACGGCATCGCGGTGATGGGTGACGTCATCCCCGAGGACGCGGTCCGCCGGCTCACCGACCGAGGTGAGCGGGTGGTGCTGCTCGCGGGTGGCCCCCTGGTGGGTGTTCCGACGATCCGTACGGAAAACCTCGCCGCGATGGCGCGGCTCACCACCCACCTGTTGTCCGACCACGGGTACGAACGTCTGGTCTTCGTCGGCAATCCCGACGGCTCCTCGGACACGACGTACCGCTGGCAGGGCTTCCTGCAGGCACATCGGCGGCTCGGTGCCGACCCACCGGGTGAGCCGATCCGCGTCGGTCTCGCACAGTCGAACGGGTTCATCGCCGTGAGCCGGCTGCTCGACCAGAAGGAACTCCCGGACGCGATCGTCTGTGCCAACGACGAGATCGCACTGGGCGCCGTCGTCGCACTCATGGACCGTGGGCTGCGGGTGCCGCAGGACCTCGCGGTCACCGGATTCGACGACATCTCCATGGCCGGGCTCGCGGCGTCGGGCCTCACCACCGTTCACCAGCCCATGCGCGAGCTCGGCGCCGAGACCGCGCGTCAACTGTTGCGGCACGTCGAGGGCGACCTCGACGTGTCCCTGGATCGTGTACTCGAGACGCAGGTCGTCATACGCGGCAGCTGCGGCTGCGGCGTGGAAAGCCCTGCCACGAAGTAG
- a CDS encoding NUDIX hydrolase: MDEWVLESQRPVYDGWLKISRRTYVLPDGHRSEWDVLTGGHAVAVVARTTDGRFVIARQYRAGPGRTLLEIPGGHVDPGEDVVEAGVRELLEETGYAPASTTYLGSTWLAANFQVQRHFLVADGCRWVTEPDPGPEEFTEVVLLDEKDFVEHVRGGQLTDQDCGYRALDHLGLLGGSR; encoded by the coding sequence ATGGACGAGTGGGTGCTGGAGTCACAGCGGCCGGTCTACGACGGCTGGCTGAAGATCTCTCGCAGGACGTACGTCCTCCCGGACGGACACCGGTCGGAGTGGGACGTCCTGACCGGAGGGCACGCCGTCGCCGTGGTCGCGCGGACGACCGACGGGCGGTTCGTCATCGCGCGGCAGTACCGCGCCGGGCCGGGCAGGACACTGCTGGAGATCCCCGGCGGGCACGTCGACCCGGGTGAGGACGTCGTCGAGGCGGGTGTACGGGAACTGCTGGAGGAGACCGGCTACGCACCCGCGTCCACGACCTACCTCGGCTCCACCTGGCTGGCCGCGAACTTCCAGGTCCAGCGCCACTTCCTGGTCGCGGACGGTTGCCGGTGGGTGACCGAACCCGACCCCGGCCCCGAGGAGTTCACCGAGGTCGTCCTGCTGGACGAGAAGGATTTCGTCGAGCACGTCCGCGGGGGACAGCTCACCGACCAGGACTGCGGTTACCGGGCGCTGGACCACCTCGGCCTCCTCGGCGGGAGTCGCTGA
- a CDS encoding endonuclease/exonuclease/phosphatase family protein, translating into MILTRWRVRRCAWLTFLLAVVFALASPVANAETTTTTTTTTPATAAVRPQSYKLLQLNLCLSGIAGCYAGTQYPAVVDEAIDKIRTNAPDVATLVETCSGDAQRIADETGYHLAFGAVIYKGAELPCVKPTGRGVFGITVLTRRPIASVDDAAYQAQNGNEQRRRVCATTVDGATACVTHLAVRDADPAGPNSVANDGQCAEFGALLAGYASTGRPVIAAGDMNRQTSCAPVGFWSRQDSAASQSPGIQHAYGTYRWFHRPVATTPPMTYSDHDALLVTSLFS; encoded by the coding sequence ATGATCTTGACGAGGTGGCGCGTACGCCGATGCGCCTGGCTGACATTCCTGCTCGCTGTGGTCTTCGCGCTCGCCTCACCTGTCGCGAACGCGGAGACCACGACGACCACGACCACCACGACCCCCGCCACAGCCGCGGTCCGGCCGCAGTCGTACAAGCTGCTGCAGTTGAACCTGTGCCTGTCCGGGATCGCCGGCTGCTATGCGGGTACGCAGTATCCGGCGGTCGTGGACGAGGCCATCGACAAGATCCGGACGAACGCTCCGGACGTCGCCACCCTGGTGGAGACGTGCAGCGGCGACGCGCAGCGGATCGCCGATGAGACGGGCTACCACCTGGCGTTCGGTGCCGTGATCTACAAGGGCGCGGAGTTGCCGTGCGTGAAGCCGACCGGCCGCGGCGTCTTCGGGATCACGGTCCTCACCCGCCGGCCGATCGCCTCGGTGGACGACGCGGCCTACCAGGCCCAGAACGGAAACGAGCAGCGCCGGCGCGTCTGCGCCACCACTGTCGACGGGGCGACCGCCTGCGTCACCCACCTGGCGGTCCGCGACGCCGACCCCGCCGGTCCGAACTCGGTGGCGAACGACGGCCAGTGCGCGGAGTTCGGCGCACTGCTTGCCGGCTACGCGTCCACCGGCAGGCCCGTGATCGCCGCCGGCGACATGAACCGGCAGACGAGCTGTGCGCCGGTCGGCTTCTGGAGCCGCCAGGACAGCGCGGCTTCGCAGAGCCCGGGAATCCAGCACGCGTACGGCACCTACCGCTGGTTCCACCGTCCCGTCGCCACCACGCCGCCGATGACGTACTCCGACCACGACGCGCTGCTGGTCACTTCGCTGTTCAGCTGA
- a CDS encoding HNH endonuclease, with protein MSDGGEFFGGDLGEGPGRRRVLPDGFADVRGGPRLAVLLASVDRGVCNGFEMEERARAWRRVIGWAEAECLAEVNELAYAEPGMPDEPAQRSAEMDPMTQAVLEPLLRWSGYRASWYLALALTLPRLPRTRAALASGGLELPDVRAIVDRITDAKPDLWDAIEDAIFPKVLELRGGLLRAKVEAEVVKADPEAAGKRHRAARTGRNVAIWPAVDGVADLAIRGLSADQAAEAYGYIDAIARAVKSAGDPRKLSQLRADVAFSLLSGSADLVDCSAPTATADQGDNQAAQDTAPHGRAGTEADDQTPAEGASEQQPEERAKDDSGQDDPGHDDSEQRPAEAEAPQEQADGEQVDTEQVEDEPRARGDVQPENERAQSETERTEAEPENELAQGETEQGGEGHCAVHRFPDHDLHDSWCECGNCSPVPVASCTVCGAAAMNGVRVHDTAAHEAARNVEPPGQPDPPDPPGRPDPPGRPDRPTDNSTPPPPTPPPPWTSSQPSWGPIKTRAKVQLNMPLTTLMGLSTRPGELGGVGPIITEVARRIVANHLDNPEARFSVGVTHPVTGRLLHLHPIPARFLRGLQAELVHARDQRCVWTTCRRPAATCHLDHNTEYANGGETSVDNIAPLCPRHHKAKTQRDWKLKQTGPGEHTLTDPFGRQYKGTAPALTDPVDEPAPATAGTRSADGDLPPF; from the coding sequence ATGAGCGACGGCGGTGAGTTCTTCGGCGGCGACCTGGGTGAGGGCCCGGGTCGTCGCCGGGTGCTGCCGGACGGGTTCGCTGATGTGCGGGGTGGGCCGCGGCTTGCGGTGCTGCTGGCTTCGGTGGATCGCGGGGTGTGTAACGGGTTTGAGATGGAGGAGCGGGCCAGGGCGTGGCGGCGGGTGATCGGCTGGGCGGAGGCGGAGTGCCTGGCGGAGGTGAACGAGCTGGCCTACGCCGAACCCGGTATGCCCGACGAGCCGGCGCAGCGCAGTGCCGAGATGGACCCGATGACCCAGGCCGTCCTGGAACCTTTGCTGCGGTGGTCGGGCTACCGCGCCAGCTGGTACCTCGCACTGGCCCTCACCCTGCCCCGCCTGCCGCGCACACGTGCGGCGCTGGCGTCCGGTGGGCTGGAGCTGCCCGACGTGCGGGCGATCGTGGACCGGATCACCGACGCGAAACCCGACCTGTGGGATGCGATCGAGGACGCCATCTTCCCCAAGGTCCTCGAACTGCGCGGCGGACTGTTGCGAGCCAAGGTCGAAGCCGAGGTCGTGAAGGCCGACCCCGAAGCTGCCGGCAAACGGCACCGCGCCGCGCGGACGGGGCGGAACGTCGCGATCTGGCCCGCCGTCGACGGTGTCGCCGACCTCGCGATCCGTGGCCTGTCCGCTGACCAGGCCGCGGAGGCGTACGGGTACATCGACGCGATCGCCCGTGCCGTGAAGTCCGCCGGTGACCCGCGCAAGCTGAGCCAACTACGCGCGGACGTCGCCTTCTCCCTGCTCAGTGGTTCCGCCGACCTCGTTGACTGTTCCGCTCCCACAGCCACTGCCGACCAGGGCGACAACCAGGCCGCCCAGGACACCGCCCCACACGGGCGGGCCGGCACCGAGGCCGACGACCAGACCCCGGCCGAAGGTGCGTCCGAGCAGCAGCCCGAGGAGCGGGCCAAGGACGACTCTGGGCAGGACGACCCTGGGCATGACGACTCTGAGCAGCGCCCGGCGGAAGCCGAAGCTCCGCAGGAGCAGGCCGACGGCGAGCAGGTCGACACCGAGCAGGTCGAAGACGAGCCGCGAGCCCGAGGCGACGTCCAGCCCGAGAACGAGCGGGCGCAAAGCGAGACCGAGCGGACCGAGGCCGAGCCCGAGAACGAGCTGGCGCAGGGAGAGACCGAGCAGGGTGGGGAGGGGCACTGTGCCGTTCACCGGTTCCCCGACCACGACCTGCACGACAGCTGGTGTGAGTGTGGGAACTGTTCTCCGGTACCGGTGGCCAGCTGCACTGTGTGTGGTGCGGCCGCGATGAACGGCGTCCGAGTCCACGACACCGCCGCCCACGAGGCCGCCCGCAATGTCGAGCCGCCGGGACAGCCCGACCCACCCGATCCGCCGGGTCGGCCTGATCCACCGGGTCGGCCTGATCGGCCGACAGACAACTCCACACCGCCACCGCCAACGCCGCCACCGCCGTGGACCTCTTCGCAGCCGAGCTGGGGTCCGATCAAGACGCGCGCCAAGGTGCAGCTGAACATGCCGCTGACCACGCTCATGGGGCTGTCCACCCGACCCGGGGAACTCGGCGGAGTCGGACCGATCATCACCGAGGTGGCTCGCCGGATCGTGGCGAACCACCTCGACAACCCCGAAGCCAGATTCAGCGTCGGGGTCACCCACCCGGTCACCGGACGGTTACTTCACCTGCATCCGATACCGGCGAGGTTCCTGCGCGGACTGCAAGCAGAGCTCGTCCATGCCCGCGACCAGCGCTGCGTGTGGACCACCTGCAGACGCCCCGCCGCGACCTGTCACCTGGACCACAACACCGAGTACGCCAACGGCGGCGAAACCTCCGTCGACAACATCGCGCCCCTGTGCCCGCGCCACCACAAGGCGAAAACCCAGAGGGACTGGAAACTGAAGCAGACCGGACCCGGCGAACACACCCTCACCGACCCCTTCGGCCGCCAGTACAAAGGCACAGCGCCGGCCCTCACCGACCCGGTCGACGAACCAGCACCCGCCACCGCAGGCACACGGTCGGCCGACGGCGACCTGCCGCCGTTCTGA
- a CDS encoding NUDIX hydrolase encodes MERPGTTVGAGTASAGRVPRHTGRVIVVDDGERVLLFGMDNPEGPGRQWITPGGRLEPGETPRDAAVRELAEETGLVVTADELGSVVAYFETLWDTPDGVRYDVRDEFWLLRTTSFTPDTSGMVAGEEDALSMHRWWPVAELSPTREDVILPVGLGELTADVLANGPPGEPVRLVEDSDQRCAQGGYDPGGAADEISR; translated from the coding sequence ATGGAACGGCCTGGCACGACAGTCGGAGCAGGCACGGCGAGCGCCGGAAGAGTTCCCCGGCACACCGGCCGGGTGATCGTGGTGGACGACGGTGAACGGGTTCTCCTGTTCGGCATGGACAATCCGGAAGGTCCGGGTCGGCAGTGGATCACTCCGGGCGGCCGGCTCGAGCCCGGCGAGACTCCCCGCGACGCCGCGGTTCGCGAGCTGGCGGAGGAGACCGGGCTCGTCGTCACCGCAGACGAGCTCGGCAGCGTGGTCGCGTACTTCGAGACCTTGTGGGACACGCCGGACGGCGTTCGCTACGACGTGCGGGACGAGTTCTGGCTACTCCGTACGACATCGTTCACCCCGGACACCTCCGGCATGGTCGCCGGTGAAGAGGACGCACTGAGCATGCACCGGTGGTGGCCGGTGGCAGAGCTGTCACCCACTCGGGAAGACGTGATTCTGCCTGTCGGGCTGGGCGAACTGACGGCAGACGTCCTCGCGAACGGGCCTCCGGGCGAACCCGTACGACTGGTCGAGGACTCCGATCAGCGTTGTGCACAAGGGGGTTACGACCCCGGGGGCGCCGCCGATGAGATCAGCCGATGA
- a CDS encoding alcohol dehydrogenase, which translates to MSAYRVAQVTEPGGSFELVERDVPQPGPGHVRIAVEACGVCHSDAMFVNAGVPGVSFPVVPGHEIAGRIEELGDGVADRGWQVGDRVAVGWFGGSCGHCRSCRQGDFIVCERLKVPGWAYDGGFGEKVVAPADALARIPDGLDASDAGPMACAGVTTYNGLRRSSARPGDLVAVLGLGGLGHLGVQYAAAMGFETVGIARGPEKAEFAERLGAHHYVDSTSGTPVAEALQSLGGAKVVLATAGNSAAITATVDGLAPRGELVAIGADLEPLGISPVQLLMSARVVRGHPSGTSQDVEDTMAFSALHGIRPMTEKVPLDRAGEAYQKMMNGKARFRMVLTNS; encoded by the coding sequence ATGAGCGCCTACCGCGTCGCCCAGGTCACCGAACCGGGTGGAAGCTTCGAGCTGGTCGAGCGGGACGTCCCGCAGCCGGGTCCGGGTCACGTGCGGATCGCCGTGGAGGCATGCGGGGTCTGCCACAGCGACGCGATGTTCGTGAACGCCGGAGTCCCCGGCGTGTCGTTCCCCGTGGTGCCCGGGCACGAGATCGCCGGGCGGATCGAGGAGCTCGGCGACGGCGTGGCAGACCGAGGTTGGCAGGTCGGTGACCGGGTGGCGGTCGGCTGGTTCGGCGGCAGCTGCGGTCACTGCCGGTCCTGCCGGCAGGGCGACTTCATCGTGTGCGAGCGCCTGAAGGTCCCCGGCTGGGCGTACGACGGAGGGTTCGGCGAGAAGGTGGTCGCACCCGCCGACGCGCTGGCCCGCATCCCCGACGGGCTGGACGCGAGTGACGCGGGACCGATGGCCTGCGCGGGCGTGACGACGTACAACGGCCTGCGGCGCAGCTCCGCCCGGCCGGGTGACCTGGTCGCCGTGCTCGGGCTCGGTGGTCTCGGGCACCTCGGCGTGCAGTACGCCGCGGCGATGGGCTTCGAGACCGTCGGGATCGCCCGTGGTCCGGAGAAGGCGGAGTTCGCCGAGCGGCTCGGCGCCCACCACTACGTCGACAGCACCTCCGGCACCCCGGTCGCCGAGGCACTGCAGTCGCTCGGCGGCGCGAAGGTCGTCCTGGCCACCGCCGGCAACTCAGCGGCGATCACCGCGACCGTGGACGGCCTGGCCCCTCGCGGGGAGCTGGTCGCCATCGGCGCCGACCTCGAGCCGCTCGGCATCAGCCCGGTACAGCTGCTGATGAGCGCCCGCGTCGTACGAGGACACCCGTCCGGCACCTCGCAGGACGTGGAGGACACGATGGCGTTCAGCGCGCTGCACGGCATCCGCCCGATGACGGAGAAGGTCCCGCTGGACCGCGCGGGTGAGGCGTACCAAAAGATGATGAACGGCAAGGCCCGCTTCCGGATGGTGCTCACGAACTCCTGA
- a CDS encoding SDR family oxidoreductase, whose protein sequence is MPGSDSPALAPPEPELAGQNVVLIGGSAGIGLETARRARAQGADVILTGRRADRLEQAALDVGARRTAAFDVNDEDAVESFFGELSAPIDHVMITAGGPRYGPMLDLDSTQVREGIADHAVLALVVARNALAKMRPGGSLVLMGGTGARRVAPGLGIASAATVALPAFTAALALEIAPVRVNLIAAGFVDTPLSATLLGDRLEERRSELRAKLPIGRVVGPADVAALAVHLMANTALTGATYDIDGGQQFV, encoded by the coding sequence ATGCCGGGCAGCGACTCGCCGGCCCTCGCCCCACCCGAGCCGGAGCTTGCCGGACAGAACGTCGTTCTCATCGGCGGCAGCGCCGGCATCGGGCTGGAGACGGCTCGACGTGCACGGGCCCAGGGCGCGGACGTGATCCTCACCGGGCGGCGGGCCGATCGGCTCGAACAGGCCGCGCTCGACGTCGGCGCGCGGCGGACGGCTGCCTTCGACGTCAACGACGAGGACGCTGTAGAGAGTTTCTTCGGTGAGCTGTCCGCACCGATCGACCATGTGATGATCACCGCCGGTGGACCGCGGTACGGACCGATGCTCGACCTGGACTCCACCCAGGTGCGCGAGGGGATCGCCGACCACGCGGTGCTCGCCCTGGTGGTCGCCCGCAACGCGCTGGCGAAGATGCGGCCCGGGGGCTCGCTGGTGCTCATGGGCGGCACCGGAGCCCGCCGGGTCGCCCCCGGCCTCGGCATCGCCTCGGCTGCGACGGTCGCGCTGCCCGCGTTCACCGCGGCGCTCGCACTCGAGATCGCCCCGGTGCGGGTCAACCTGATCGCCGCCGGGTTCGTGGACACACCGTTGTCGGCGACGCTCCTCGGAGACCGGCTGGAGGAGCGCCGGAGCGAACTCCGGGCGAAACTGCCGATCGGCCGCGTCGTAGGCCCAGCCGACGTGGCCGCCCTGGCGGTTCACCTGATGGCCAACACGGCCCTGACCGGCGCGACGTACGACATCGACGGCGGTCAGCAGTTCGTCTAG